From one Peredibacter starrii genomic stretch:
- a CDS encoding Mrp/NBP35 family ATP-binding protein, which yields MIDQIKARLNQIKNPATGATFEAENRWQHIAMDGDKLVAQYNRDGISPAEKRVIEGEIQKALGDLMVVDNIMVKTTSSQSQDVFKALDKQGEAPTKAPETQPAQIKAGHGTIDKKKPVPGVGKIIAIGSGKGGVGKSTFTSNLALSLAKKGHKVGIIDADIYGPSLPMIFGKRDEKPRSNSEKKIIPVEAFGIKFMSFGFFINENDPVIWRGPMLGGVLNQFLFDVDWSGLDYLLIDLPPGTGDIQLSMIQNAHVDAAIVISTPQDIALLDAKKGVEMFKKLNLPVIGMVENMSSFICSSCGTEHHIFGEGGVAKAVEQLQIDFLGQVPLEIELRTGSDHGLPYMSQDQFQGRPVWTSFMNVTEKVEHFFNPNPTPANKGGFFSKILGLNK from the coding sequence ATGATAGATCAAATCAAAGCGCGTTTAAATCAAATCAAAAATCCGGCCACAGGGGCGACCTTTGAGGCCGAAAACCGTTGGCAGCATATTGCAATGGATGGGGACAAGCTTGTCGCCCAATATAACCGTGATGGGATTTCCCCCGCGGAAAAAAGAGTGATCGAGGGCGAGATTCAAAAGGCCCTAGGTGACCTCATGGTGGTTGATAACATCATGGTGAAAACCACATCTTCACAAAGTCAGGACGTTTTCAAGGCCCTGGATAAGCAAGGCGAAGCTCCGACAAAAGCACCAGAAACTCAACCGGCCCAAATTAAAGCAGGTCACGGGACAATCGATAAAAAGAAACCTGTTCCGGGTGTTGGCAAAATCATCGCAATCGGTTCAGGCAAAGGTGGGGTTGGTAAATCGACTTTCACGTCAAACCTGGCCCTAAGTCTTGCAAAAAAAGGTCACAAAGTTGGTATCATTGATGCCGATATTTATGGTCCTTCTCTTCCGATGATCTTCGGTAAACGTGATGAAAAGCCTCGTTCAAACTCTGAGAAAAAAATTATCCCAGTTGAGGCTTTTGGCATTAAGTTCATGAGCTTTGGTTTCTTTATTAATGAGAATGACCCTGTTATCTGGCGTGGACCGATGCTTGGTGGAGTTCTTAATCAGTTCCTTTTCGATGTAGATTGGTCTGGACTTGATTACCTCCTTATCGATCTTCCTCCTGGAACTGGTGATATCCAGCTCTCTATGATTCAAAACGCTCACGTAGACGCGGCCATTGTTATTTCAACTCCACAGGACATTGCTCTTCTTGACGCCAAAAAAGGTGTTGAGATGTTCAAGAAGCTTAACCTTCCAGTTATCGGTATGGTTGAGAACATGAGCTCATTCATCTGTTCAAGCTGTGGAACTGAACACCACATCTTCGGTGAAGGTGGAGTGGCCAAAGCAGTTGAGCAGTTACAAATCGATTTCCTGGGCCAAGTACCGCTTGAGATCGAGCTTCGTACTGGTTCAGATCACGGTCTTCCATACATGTCTCAAGACCAATTCCAAGGTCGTCCGGTTTGGACAAGCTTCATGAATGTGACTGAGAAGGTTGAGCATTTCTTCAATCCAAATCCAACTCCTGCTAACAAGGGTGGATTTTTCTCTAAGATTCTAGGGCTTAATAAGTAA
- a CDS encoding lytic transglycosylase domain-containing protein, with protein sequence MNFFRTIILTTLGLSVAHASTGAYDNILNSEKLQLSRADHIIAEHMVNMVKFTEKGYINQEILTKVLNESEKSKNFAFFVPWLKSIQHISKINGTSDFITYCRQYTTRKETLPFERVLERLAGNYCRERTLESIGRDIDKTKTLSDEATLFIQENLKFFLTKKNKKNFAYFVQSQSDKPEILKKLSQEVTTYSVRHEIVPSQEVLQDILINEQITKLIQDKGFNPLQHQNVFYAEYGKLIELGYKAIDSKDANEKKIKDHYHFLKNYLELNQDHLPVGLCLTRMNDFAKSVFRNGYKDLSRDIFKFIVKKNNKEIQEDALFFYLWTYLSLNEFKDAQKLANQFNLIKKSTSIVDPRLKFWIAYIHEELNEKSDAIALYENIIVNHPLSYYGIMSTKKLQVLKPDSQFISFYTTNGAIAQAPVGLELKNLDDDHISSLIRLKAWSKIDNARFLKLELKRLNNHSMPALLVKYPTDKQQLVKSDLHLINAKIIQTSQNYLGTFRYLYEVLDKKEVLFNRSLLEVLYPKPYIEVLSKALKKDPLDPIVVLSLIRQESVFNPLARSPVGARGLMQLMPATARRLKRSVRDKHLVNPEINIELGTKYFKGLVKRYDGNLVYVLSAYNAGESRVERWKNLYFDTDATILKNIEAIPFLETRNYVKLIFRNIFFYKLLINEKQDVVDPRELNQIFDVKLGFNK encoded by the coding sequence ATGAATTTTTTCCGAACGATCATTCTCACTACTTTAGGCCTTAGTGTTGCTCATGCATCTACCGGTGCGTATGACAATATCTTAAACTCGGAGAAGCTCCAGCTTTCCCGTGCTGATCACATTATTGCTGAACACATGGTGAACATGGTGAAGTTCACTGAGAAGGGTTATATCAATCAGGAAATTCTAACGAAGGTCCTGAATGAATCAGAGAAGTCGAAGAATTTTGCGTTTTTTGTTCCATGGCTTAAATCAATTCAGCATATTTCAAAAATTAACGGCACGAGTGATTTTATTACTTACTGTCGTCAATATACGACCAGAAAGGAAACTCTGCCATTTGAGCGAGTGCTAGAACGTCTGGCGGGTAACTATTGTCGTGAAAGAACACTTGAATCAATTGGTCGAGACATTGATAAGACGAAGACCTTAAGTGATGAGGCGACACTTTTCATTCAGGAAAATCTTAAGTTCTTCCTTACGAAGAAAAATAAAAAGAACTTCGCTTATTTCGTTCAATCTCAATCTGATAAACCAGAAATCCTGAAAAAGCTATCGCAAGAAGTTACGACTTACAGTGTTCGTCACGAAATCGTACCTTCGCAGGAAGTATTGCAAGACATCCTGATTAATGAGCAAATCACGAAGCTCATTCAGGACAAGGGCTTTAATCCGCTTCAGCACCAGAACGTTTTTTATGCTGAATACGGCAAGCTGATTGAACTTGGATACAAGGCCATCGACAGCAAAGACGCCAACGAAAAGAAGATCAAAGATCACTATCACTTTTTGAAGAACTATCTGGAACTTAACCAGGATCATCTTCCCGTGGGACTCTGTCTTACGCGCATGAATGATTTCGCCAAATCTGTGTTCCGTAATGGTTACAAGGATCTTTCACGTGACATCTTTAAGTTCATCGTTAAAAAGAACAATAAAGAGATCCAGGAAGACGCCTTGTTCTTCTACCTTTGGACGTATCTTTCTCTTAATGAATTTAAAGACGCTCAGAAACTCGCCAATCAATTTAACTTGATCAAGAAGAGCACATCGATTGTTGATCCAAGACTTAAGTTTTGGATTGCTTACATTCACGAAGAGTTGAATGAGAAATCAGACGCCATTGCTCTTTATGAGAACATCATCGTTAATCATCCGTTAAGTTACTACGGGATCATGTCGACGAAAAAGCTTCAGGTGCTTAAGCCTGATTCTCAATTCATTTCTTTCTACACCACAAACGGTGCCATCGCTCAGGCCCCAGTGGGACTTGAACTGAAAAACCTCGATGATGATCATATTTCATCACTTATTCGTCTTAAGGCCTGGTCAAAGATTGATAACGCTCGATTCTTGAAACTGGAACTTAAGCGTTTAAACAATCACAGCATGCCGGCACTTCTGGTGAAATATCCGACGGACAAGCAGCAACTTGTTAAATCTGATCTTCATTTGATTAACGCGAAAATCATTCAAACTTCTCAGAACTACCTTGGTACTTTCCGCTACCTTTATGAAGTATTGGATAAAAAAGAAGTGCTCTTTAATCGCTCACTTTTAGAAGTGCTTTATCCAAAACCTTATATCGAAGTGCTTTCAAAAGCACTTAAGAAAGATCCTCTCGATCCAATCGTAGTGCTTTCACTTATTCGCCAAGAGTCTGTGTTTAACCCACTGGCAAGATCACCAGTAGGAGCTCGCGGATTAATGCAACTCATGCCGGCCACAGCTCGTCGTTTGAAGCGCTCAGTTCGTGATAAACATCTTGTGAATCCAGAGATCAATATTGAGCTTGGTACAAAGTACTTTAAGGGTCTGGTTAAGCGCTATGACGGAAACCTTGTGTATGTCCTTTCGGCCTACAATGCGGGTGAATCAAGAGTTGAACGTTGGAAGAATCTCTACTTTGATACGGACGCCACCATTCTTAAAAACATTGAGGCGATTCCGTTTTTAGAAACAAGAAACTACGTGAAACTTATCTTCCGTAATATCTTCTTCTATAAACTGCTGATTAATGAAAAGCAGGACGTAGTTGATCCACGAGAACTGAATCAGATTTTTGATGTAAAACTAGGCTTCAATAAATAG
- the ychF gene encoding redox-regulated ATPase YchF, protein MGMNCGIVGLPNVGKSTIFSALTSAPAEAANYPFCTIEPNVGIVHVPDERLEKIAKIVGPEKVIPAVTEFVDIAGLVKGASKGEGLGNQFLGHIRQVGAICHVVRCFEDNDIVHVAGKVDPVSDIEVINIELALADLESVTKRIQTLDKYLKSQDKKVQQKALISKPILERLVKTLEAGLPARSLPLDADEIDAISDIHLITMKKMLYVCNVDEANLLEENEHVKKVKEIAAKEGSQVITICGKIESEIAALESKEEKEAFLKDIGIEESGLSKMIRAGYNMLDMYTYFTAGVKEVRAWTFPKGAKAPQAAGVIHSDFERGFIKAEVYHCNDLFALGSESKVKEAGKFRMEGKEYEVKDGDVIHFKFNV, encoded by the coding sequence ATGGGTATGAATTGTGGAATTGTTGGTCTTCCAAACGTTGGTAAATCGACAATTTTCTCGGCACTAACATCGGCACCGGCCGAGGCTGCGAACTACCCGTTCTGTACAATTGAACCAAACGTAGGGATCGTTCACGTTCCTGATGAGCGTCTGGAAAAAATCGCAAAAATCGTTGGTCCGGAAAAAGTTATTCCGGCCGTAACTGAGTTCGTAGATATCGCAGGTCTAGTAAAAGGTGCTTCTAAGGGTGAAGGTCTTGGTAACCAATTCCTTGGTCACATCCGTCAAGTTGGAGCTATCTGTCACGTGGTTCGTTGTTTCGAAGATAACGATATCGTTCACGTTGCTGGTAAAGTTGATCCTGTTTCAGATATCGAAGTTATTAATATCGAGCTTGCTCTAGCGGATCTTGAATCTGTTACGAAGCGTATTCAAACTCTAGATAAATACCTTAAGTCGCAAGATAAGAAAGTTCAGCAGAAAGCTCTTATCTCAAAGCCGATCCTTGAGCGTCTTGTGAAGACTCTTGAAGCTGGTCTTCCGGCCCGTTCACTTCCACTTGATGCTGATGAGATCGACGCTATCTCTGATATCCACCTTATCACGATGAAGAAGATGCTTTACGTGTGTAACGTTGATGAAGCTAACCTTCTTGAAGAAAACGAGCACGTTAAGAAAGTTAAAGAGATCGCCGCTAAAGAAGGATCACAAGTGATCACAATTTGCGGAAAGATCGAGTCTGAGATCGCGGCCCTTGAATCAAAAGAAGAAAAAGAAGCATTCCTAAAAGATATCGGTATCGAAGAGTCTGGTCTTTCTAAGATGATTCGTGCTGGTTACAACATGCTTGATATGTACACGTACTTCACAGCTGGTGTGAAAGAAGTTCGTGCTTGGACTTTCCCGAAAGGTGCTAAAGCTCCTCAAGCTGCGGGTGTTATTCACTCTGATTTCGAGCGTGGATTCATTAAAGCAGAAGTTTACCACTGTAACGATCTATTCGCTCTTGGTTCAGAATCGAAGGTGAAAGAAGCCGGTAAGTTCCGTATGGAAGGTAAAGAATACGAAGTGAAAGACGGCGACGTTATCCACTTCAAGTTCAACGTTTAA
- the pth gene encoding aminoacyl-tRNA hydrolase → MFQLVVGVGNPGSQYAETKHNIAWMLLDQTPTFGNAIWKSKFKGEYAEASIKGNKFYALKPQTFMNLSGESVQPMAAFFKIAPSEILVIHDELDIPFGQVHFKMGGGLAGHNGLKSIAACLGTDNFARMRVGIGRPPHGDVSGWVLGGFHGDQKIQLPLLIQKLHDPLVTAMVDGLQKVGTYNKKNLLA, encoded by the coding sequence ATGTTTCAGTTAGTTGTTGGAGTCGGGAATCCGGGAAGTCAGTATGCAGAGACCAAGCACAATATTGCTTGGATGCTTCTTGATCAAACTCCCACTTTTGGAAATGCTATCTGGAAATCGAAGTTTAAAGGCGAATACGCCGAGGCCTCGATCAAGGGTAACAAGTTTTACGCTCTTAAACCCCAGACTTTCATGAATCTTTCCGGAGAATCGGTGCAACCTATGGCGGCCTTTTTTAAGATCGCTCCTTCCGAGATTTTAGTCATCCACGATGAGCTGGATATCCCATTTGGGCAGGTTCATTTCAAGATGGGCGGAGGACTTGCGGGCCATAACGGTTTGAAATCTATTGCTGCTTGTTTGGGAACTGACAATTTCGCTCGCATGCGAGTTGGAATAGGTCGTCCTCCTCACGGAGACGTGTCGGGATGGGTTTTAGGTGGTTTCCACGGCGATCAAAAGATACAATTGCCGCTTCTCATCCAGAAATTGCATGACCCACTCGTTACCGCTATGGTAGATGGATTACAAAAAGTCGGCACTTACAATAAAAAGAATCTTTTAGCTTAA
- a CDS encoding ribose-phosphate pyrophosphokinase: MVLVSGTSNPILSKKISEFLDIPLVNPQLRRFANGEIYCEIEKNVRGADVFVIQSTCAPVNENLMELLIIVDALKRASAKSITAVVPHYGYSRQDRKSAPRTPITAKLVADMMTVAGASRVITMDLHAGQIQGFFNIPFDNIFASPVLLEYVEKNLDRSNLITVSPDAGGVERVRYYAKKLEADLALIDKRRTGPNVAEAMNVIGDVAGKDCIIIDDMIDTAGTLVQAAKALRKNGAKKIYAASTHPVFSPPAIDRIAACEELEAVIVTDTIPLSESAKQLSKIKVVTTADILAKAIHRTFNHDSVSSLFI; the protein is encoded by the coding sequence ATGGTTTTAGTCTCGGGTACCTCAAACCCAATTCTCTCGAAGAAAATCTCCGAATTCCTAGACATCCCCCTTGTAAATCCTCAATTAAGACGCTTCGCTAACGGCGAAATCTACTGTGAAATCGAAAAGAACGTTCGTGGTGCTGACGTATTTGTCATCCAATCAACGTGCGCTCCAGTTAATGAAAACTTAATGGAGCTTCTGATTATCGTAGATGCTCTTAAGCGTGCTTCAGCAAAATCAATCACTGCTGTTGTTCCGCATTATGGATATTCTCGTCAGGACCGTAAGAGTGCTCCTCGTACTCCGATCACGGCTAAGCTTGTGGCGGACATGATGACCGTGGCCGGTGCTTCTCGTGTGATCACAATGGATCTACACGCGGGCCAGATCCAAGGTTTCTTCAATATTCCATTTGATAACATTTTTGCTTCTCCAGTACTTCTTGAGTACGTGGAAAAGAATCTTGATCGCTCAAACCTAATCACGGTTTCTCCGGATGCTGGTGGGGTAGAGCGCGTTCGTTATTATGCTAAGAAATTAGAGGCGGACCTCGCGCTTATCGATAAACGTCGTACTGGTCCAAACGTCGCGGAAGCGATGAACGTGATCGGGGACGTTGCTGGTAAAGACTGTATCATCATCGATGATATGATCGACACAGCTGGAACTCTGGTTCAAGCGGCCAAGGCCCTTCGTAAGAATGGTGCTAAGAAAATTTATGCGGCCTCAACTCACCCTGTGTTCTCACCTCCAGCGATCGACAGAATTGCTGCCTGTGAAGAACTAGAAGCAGTGATTGTGACGGATACAATTCCTCTTTCGGAATCAGCAAAACAACTAAGTAAAATCAAAGTCGTCACAACTGCCGACATCCTGGCGAAAGCTATCCACCGAACATTCAATCATGATTCGGTAAGCTCACTGTTCATCTAG
- the priA gene encoding replication restart helicase PriA: MKVARIAVNYPQKNVGLLYHYEGDLVRGQVVEVPLGKRSELGCVVSVDESKSKEYADTPVDKIKSIKDIVPDWKLGEAELQLYEWMSQYYHYSLGQLIFDCLPHVLKRPRELEQTLGEGQPLEFVPNPVQKSIIESIREGLGSFKRTLVHGVTGSGKTVVYLDLIKSTIEAGKSVLFLLPEINLTPQFIHTFAKYLDAPIFSYHSELSDSQKYQIWKEARAMKKGALILGVRSSIFIPVSNLGLIIIDEEHDTSFKQDDRCPYNARDVASKKAQLLNIPVVMGSATPSLETYNSFHQPKQNLFEMKERAGNAFLPEIRLIDARDKSDKSEDDIWPLVPKSIETIKEALEKKEQVLVFVNRLGFSSYIQCRGCGHQFNCPNCAITLRYYKRKHQLACHHCEYKEPMPSQCPACGCMTMSHKGFGTEKVEEVLKRIFPEKVIERFDRDEIKTFKQLEERLGDFHAGKIDLMVGTQMLSKGHNFEKVKLVLILGIDNQLNFPDFRSSERVYQTLTQVAGRAGRYSQDGRVLIQTLNPENSLFQIVKNHDFHQFYQDELKIRELCDCPPFKRLAMIHFSSRFQDKLIGHVTEHAGAMIKGLVAQHFPEVSVLGPRPANIEKKANQFTWSILLKSGDLAQLHNLLKSFEMNYKSMSSVSYKIDIDPYTLM; encoded by the coding sequence ATGAAAGTTGCCCGCATTGCCGTAAACTATCCTCAAAAAAACGTAGGTCTTCTTTATCACTATGAAGGGGACCTCGTACGCGGCCAGGTTGTAGAAGTTCCACTGGGAAAACGTTCTGAACTTGGTTGTGTGGTCAGTGTGGATGAATCAAAATCTAAAGAATACGCTGATACTCCAGTTGATAAAATTAAATCCATTAAAGACATCGTTCCTGATTGGAAACTCGGTGAGGCCGAACTTCAACTCTATGAATGGATGTCCCAGTATTATCATTACAGTTTGGGACAATTGATCTTTGATTGTTTGCCTCATGTCCTGAAACGACCACGTGAACTTGAACAGACTTTGGGTGAGGGCCAACCTCTGGAGTTTGTACCGAACCCCGTTCAGAAATCTATCATTGAATCTATTCGCGAGGGTCTGGGCAGTTTCAAAAGAACATTGGTCCATGGCGTGACCGGCAGTGGTAAAACTGTCGTTTATCTTGATCTTATTAAGTCGACAATTGAAGCAGGGAAGAGTGTGTTATTTCTTCTTCCGGAAATTAACCTCACTCCGCAATTCATTCATACTTTCGCCAAATATCTAGATGCTCCGATCTTCTCTTATCACTCAGAACTTTCTGATTCTCAGAAGTATCAGATTTGGAAAGAAGCACGAGCAATGAAGAAGGGCGCTCTCATCCTGGGCGTGCGCAGTTCGATTTTTATTCCGGTTTCAAATCTAGGACTCATCATTATTGATGAAGAGCATGATACGTCTTTTAAACAAGACGATCGTTGTCCTTATAATGCTCGGGATGTGGCCTCAAAGAAGGCCCAGCTTTTAAATATCCCGGTTGTCATGGGATCAGCGACGCCAAGTCTTGAGACCTATAATTCATTTCACCAACCCAAGCAGAATCTATTTGAAATGAAAGAGCGTGCAGGGAATGCATTCCTTCCTGAAATCAGATTGATTGATGCTCGCGATAAGTCGGATAAGAGTGAAGATGATATATGGCCACTGGTTCCGAAATCAATTGAAACGATTAAAGAGGCCCTCGAGAAAAAAGAGCAGGTTCTCGTTTTCGTAAATCGTCTTGGCTTTTCTAGTTACATTCAATGCCGTGGTTGTGGACATCAGTTTAATTGTCCTAACTGTGCCATTACTCTTCGCTATTATAAGCGTAAGCACCAACTTGCTTGTCATCACTGCGAGTATAAAGAACCGATGCCATCTCAATGTCCAGCTTGTGGATGTATGACGATGTCTCATAAGGGCTTTGGAACTGAGAAAGTCGAAGAGGTTCTAAAAAGAATTTTTCCAGAGAAAGTCATTGAACGTTTTGATCGTGACGAAATCAAAACCTTTAAACAGTTGGAAGAGCGTCTTGGAGATTTCCACGCTGGAAAGATCGATCTCATGGTGGGAACTCAAATGCTTTCGAAGGGTCACAACTTTGAGAAGGTAAAACTCGTTCTCATTTTAGGTATCGATAACCAATTAAACTTTCCAGACTTCCGCTCTTCAGAAAGAGTTTATCAAACACTCACTCAAGTTGCCGGTCGAGCTGGTCGTTATTCTCAAGATGGAAGAGTTCTAATTCAGACTCTTAATCCAGAGAACTCACTGTTTCAGATTGTGAAGAACCACGACTTTCATCAATTCTATCAGGACGAACTAAAAATTCGTGAGCTGTGTGATTGCCCGCCTTTTAAACGTCTGGCGATGATTCACTTTTCTTCCCGCTTTCAGGACAAACTTATTGGCCATGTTACAGAGCACGCTGGAGCAATGATCAAAGGTTTGGTGGCCCAGCACTTTCCAGAAGTCTCGGTTTTGGGCCCGCGTCCGGCGAACATTGAAAAGAAGGCCAACCAGTTTACTTGGTCAATTTTGCTAAAATCTGGGGACCTTGCTCAACTCCACAACCTTTTGAAATCCTTCGAGATGAACTACAAATCCATGAGTTCAGTCAGCTACAAGATCGATATCGACCCCTATACCCTCATGTAA
- the galU gene encoding UTP--glucose-1-phosphate uridylyltransferase GalU — MKIRKAIIPIAGKGTRFLPATKQIAKEIIPIINVPMIHYIVQEAVEAGIEQIIFVTSSGKFSVEDYFDRNQELEAFLERNNKMKELDLIRKIGSMVDVTSVRQKEQLGLGHAVLCAKNMIGDEPFAILLGDDIVINDNPAIKQLMDVSLVNNGAPVIGVMEVPKQDTPKYGIVKGEIVDEKTLRMTGMVEKPKPEDAPTNLATPGRYILTPKIFSILEKIPRGAGNEYQLTDAINVLCQSQDVFAYRFDGERYDTGNVHGYLDATIDFALKDPEIRDTFLASLKSRLVKHGISV; from the coding sequence ATGAAAATCAGAAAAGCGATCATTCCCATTGCAGGTAAAGGAACTAGATTTCTTCCAGCGACGAAACAAATCGCAAAAGAGATCATCCCCATCATTAATGTTCCCATGATTCATTACATTGTTCAGGAAGCAGTGGAAGCTGGCATTGAACAAATCATCTTCGTAACTTCTTCGGGTAAATTTTCTGTGGAAGATTACTTCGATCGTAACCAGGAACTAGAAGCGTTCCTTGAAAGAAATAATAAAATGAAAGAGCTCGATCTGATTCGTAAGATCGGTTCAATGGTGGACGTGACTAGCGTTCGTCAAAAAGAACAACTTGGTCTTGGTCACGCAGTTCTTTGTGCCAAGAACATGATTGGTGATGAACCATTCGCGATTCTTCTGGGTGACGATATTGTGATTAACGACAACCCGGCGATCAAGCAACTTATGGATGTATCACTTGTGAATAACGGTGCACCGGTGATTGGTGTGATGGAAGTTCCTAAACAAGACACGCCTAAATACGGAATTGTGAAAGGTGAGATCGTTGACGAAAAAACTCTTCGAATGACGGGCATGGTGGAGAAACCAAAACCAGAAGATGCCCCTACAAATCTTGCGACACCTGGCCGCTATATTCTCACTCCGAAAATCTTTTCAATCCTTGAGAAAATTCCTCGCGGTGCCGGTAACGAATATCAGTTAACAGATGCCATTAATGTTCTTTGTCAGAGTCAAGACGTCTTTGCCTATCGCTTTGATGGGGAAAGATATGACACTGGTAACGTTCATGGCTACCTTGATGCTACAATTGATTTTGCACTTAAAGACCCTGAGATTAGAGACACATTCCTGGCGTCTTTGAAGAGCCGACTTGTAAAACATGGAATTTCAGTATGA
- a CDS encoding LptF/LptG family permease → MILSNLIIKQWFKSLIAAVTVLFLLISTADLINGFLQGKDAMRVLLEYSLKMPDLMGKMFPICCLVATLFSLNNLKAHAELIAILAAGYSYRRIYFLVGACALTMVGLQFLNLGFVEPYANKVKRQEIQKSRKSEGKYLTRSSIEGGRFWYKSQNYFASFGFFDRKSNVLQDVEIYYFTENHTSSKILKAQKASFISEGKWLLTNVTELSGLSTPTFPMQTTKPEITMSLNENPDDFGEFEADLTTLNFFKLNQFIKRMSRTGINISEYEIILMNKVFLSFVCLVFALIPVSTIFNPNRRSDSFGKNVVLTLLVTVLFWVLYSGAVAYGNSGAVAPWLATGIVPLLFFSYVLFTFWKHRKLSI, encoded by the coding sequence ATGATTCTCTCGAACTTAATCATTAAGCAGTGGTTTAAAAGTCTCATCGCGGCCGTGACCGTGTTGTTCCTTTTAATTTCTACGGCGGATTTGATTAACGGCTTCCTTCAAGGGAAAGACGCCATGAGAGTTCTGCTTGAATATTCTCTCAAGATGCCGGACCTTATGGGAAAGATGTTTCCCATCTGTTGTCTCGTGGCCACTCTCTTTTCATTGAATAATCTCAAGGCCCACGCTGAACTTATCGCCATTCTTGCGGCCGGATATTCTTATCGCCGCATTTATTTTTTGGTCGGTGCTTGTGCGCTTACCATGGTTGGCCTTCAGTTTCTTAACCTTGGTTTCGTTGAGCCTTATGCCAATAAAGTAAAACGTCAGGAAATTCAAAAGAGCCGAAAATCCGAAGGTAAGTACCTTACCCGCAGTAGTATTGAAGGTGGAAGATTCTGGTATAAGTCACAAAATTATTTTGCTTCATTTGGTTTCTTCGATCGAAAATCCAATGTGCTTCAAGATGTAGAAATCTATTACTTTACAGAAAATCACACGAGTTCAAAAATCCTAAAGGCCCAAAAGGCCTCTTTCATTTCAGAAGGAAAATGGCTACTCACGAATGTGACGGAACTTTCAGGTCTTAGTACTCCGACCTTTCCGATGCAAACAACCAAGCCAGAGATCACCATGTCACTGAATGAAAATCCAGATGACTTCGGTGAATTTGAAGCGGATCTCACGACTCTGAATTTTTTCAAACTCAATCAATTCATCAAACGCATGTCGAGAACCGGAATCAATATTTCCGAGTACGAAATCATTCTGATGAATAAAGTGTTTTTGAGTTTTGTGTGTCTGGTCTTCGCCCTTATTCCAGTTTCAACTATTTTCAATCCAAACCGTCGTTCTGATTCATTTGGTAAGAATGTCGTTCTGACTTTGTTGGTTACTGTCCTGTTTTGGGTTCTTTACAGTGGCGCCGTAGCTTATGGAAATTCTGGAGCAGTTGCCCCATGGCTTGCGACGGGAATTGTGCCGCTTTTATTCTTCAGTTACGTGCTATTTACCTTCTGGAAACATAGAAAACTCTCGATTTAA
- the def gene encoding peptide deformylase, which translates to MNIENYKLEGERLPIVTYPDPVLSTKALPVTEFTPDLHNLVKNMLFTMYHAPGIGLAAPQVGIGQRIFVLDVGYDREVVTNSAGKEEVRMSNFNPMVLINPVITGTSGTTTYEEGCLSVPGVYEEVKRYESIKVKYQDLNGKEHEMEADDLLSICIQHENDHLEGIVFIERLSNLKKNFYKKKMVKEKVK; encoded by the coding sequence ATGAATATCGAAAATTACAAACTTGAGGGAGAGCGTCTCCCTATCGTGACCTATCCTGACCCTGTTCTTTCCACTAAGGCGTTGCCGGTGACTGAATTTACACCTGATCTTCATAACTTAGTGAAGAACATGCTGTTTACGATGTACCACGCCCCTGGAATTGGACTCGCCGCTCCTCAAGTGGGAATTGGCCAGAGAATTTTTGTGCTAGATGTCGGTTATGACCGTGAAGTGGTTACGAACTCTGCTGGGAAAGAAGAAGTCCGCATGTCGAACTTTAATCCCATGGTTCTGATCAATCCGGTGATCACAGGAACTTCTGGAACAACCACTTATGAAGAAGGTTGTTTATCTGTGCCTGGTGTTTACGAAGAAGTTAAGCGCTACGAAAGCATCAAGGTGAAGTACCAGGATCTGAACGGCAAAGAACACGAAATGGAAGCAGATGATCTTCTTTCAATTTGTATTCAGCATGAAAACGATCACCTTGAAGGAATTGTTTTCATCGAGCGTTTAAGTAATCTCAAAAAGAATTTCTATAAAAAGAAAATGGTGAAAGAGAAGGTTAAATGA